In the Bacteroidota bacterium genome, GGAACTATTCAAGTAGATTACAATTTACCTATACGTTTCGAATTGGAATATACCGGCAGTGATAACTTAAAACATCGACCGGTGATGATTCACCGCGCACCTTTTGGCTCGCTCGAACGTTTTGTAGCAGTTTTAATAGAACATTGTGCCGGGAAATTCCCATTGTGGTTGAGTCCGGAACAAATTGCCGTATTGCCGATTAGTGAAAAATATAACGAAGAGGCACAAAATGTTTTAAATTTGTTAAATAATTACGATATTCGCGGCTTCGTTGACGAAAGAAACGAAAAAATAGGCAAAAAAATACGTGATACGGAATTGAAAAAAATTCCATTCATGTTGTTGATTGGAGAAAAAGAAATTGCTGAAAACACCGTTTCTGTAAGGAAACAAGGCGAGGGAGATTTAGGTAGTTTTACGATTGAAGGCTTCGCCGAGTTGATGAAAAAAGAAATGGTAAACTAATTTATTAGGATATTAAAATTTATAAAATAAGGTATTAACTAATCAGGAGGACAAAGGTATAGCAACAAAATATTACAACCCGAATTTCAAGAAGCCTGCAGCACCTGCAGCTCCACGTCCGGATTTTGACAGACGATTCAGTAAAAATCCACGCAAAGCAGAAGATACGCATACTATCAATGAACGCATTCGAGCCCGCACTGTTCGGGTAGTTGGAGAGGGCATTGAAACTGGTATTTTTCCAATTGAAAAGGCACTGCAAATTGCACAAGAAGCAGGTTTGGATCTTGTTGAAATATCCCCAACAGCAGAGCCACCGGTTTGTAAGGTAATTGACTATAAGAAGTTTTTATACGAGCAAAAAAAGAAGCAAAAGGAAATTAAAGCCAAAGCTTCTAAAGTGGTTGTAAAAGAAATTCGTTTTGGACCAAATACTGATGAGCATGATTTTAATTTTAAAAAGAACCATGCAGTTAAATTTTTAGAAGAGGGTTCAAAAGTAAAGGCCTTTGTATTTTTTAAAGGAAGATCGATATTATTTAAAGAACAAGGTGAAATATTGCTGTTGAAGTTTGCACAAGAATTAGAAGAGATTGGTAAAGTAGAGCAGTTACCCTTGTTGGAAGGAAAAAAAATGCAAATGATGATTGCACCAAAAAAGTCGAAATAAATAAACTGAAGTTTAATCTATATAGTTTAAACCAAGGTATAAAGAGAGTATAAATCAACAATTAAATAAATAATAAAAACAGAGATGCCTAAAATGAAAACCAATTCCAGTGCAAAGAAGAGATTCTCTATCACCGGATCAGGAAAAATTAAAAGAAAGCACGCTTTTAAAAGTCATATTTTGACTAAAAAAAGCACCAAGAGAAAAAGAAATTTATCAAACCCAACATTAGTTAATGATGCCGATTTAGGTGGAGTTAAACGAATGTTGAACATTGGTAAATAATTTATCCGCTTCTTTTAAGCGCAGAGTAAAATCAGTATTA is a window encoding:
- a CDS encoding translation initiation factor IF-3, yielding MNERIRARTVRVVGEGIETGIFPIEKALQIAQEAGLDLVEISPTAEPPVCKVIDYKKFLYEQKKKQKEIKAKASKVVVKEIRFGPNTDEHDFNFKKNHAVKFLEEGSKVKAFVFFKGRSILFKEQGEILLLKFAQELEEIGKVEQLPLLEGKKMQMMIAPKKSK
- the rpmI gene encoding 50S ribosomal protein L35 produces the protein MPKMKTNSSAKKRFSITGSGKIKRKHAFKSHILTKKSTKRKRNLSNPTLVNDADLGGVKRMLNIGK